The window ACCCGGCTTGAATGGCTTCAATACCGGCTTTTTTAATGTAATCCGGCGTATCAAAATCCGGTTCACCTGCCCCAAAATTAATAATGTCCATTCCGGACGCTTTAAGCTGTTTGGCTTTGGAATCAATGGCCAATGTTGGTGAAGGTGATACCCGTTTCATCCTTTTAGCGATTTGCATACACGCCTCCTTCAATCTGGCTAACTATATGATTCAATAGTGCGAAAAATATTATCATAATCATCCTGACAAGTAAAGATTCCATTCCTTATACAACTGCATTGAAAAACAAGGTTTTTATGCTAGTGATCCCCTAGAAGCCCACAGGTTGGTATTGTGAAAAAAACCGGACATGCAATAATTAGATGCCGGCAGGTTGCAAATATTTATCCGCCAAAACTGCGGCAGCGGCACCTTCTCCGGCGGCGACAATGATCTGTTTGACGATATTGTCCCGGCAATCTCCGACTGCGAAAATTCCGGGTTGAGTTGTCATGAACCGCTGATCCGTTTTTATATAACCACCCTTATCCAGCGAAACCGTTTCTTTCACAAATCCCGTTTGGGGGGTAAGTCCGGTAAAAATAAAAACACCTTTTACCTCAATCACCTTTTCCTCTTTACCGTCGCGCGGCCCAATTGCAATACCTTGTACGCCCTGCTCGCCGCCTACAATGCGAAAAGGCACTTTGGGGGTCACCGTCTCAATCTTAGACATTTTCAATACATGGTCCTGAATAATCTGATCCGCACGAAAAGCGTCCCGCCGATGGATCAAATAGACTTTTGAGGCAAACCGGGTAAGAAATTCCGCCTCTTCCAGCGCGGTATTCCCACCGCCGACCACGGCCACCGGAACATCCTTAAAAAAAGCACCATCACAGGTTGCACAGTAAGAGACACCCCGTCCACGAAAAGCATCTTCACCCGGAACGCCTAATTTCTTTGGAATCGCACCGGTAGCAATAATAACCGTCCGCGCGGAATAATCCGCACCCGCGCAATGAACCGTATGAACATCCCCCGGGGTAACCTGGATCACTTGATCCAGCACAATGGGAACATTAAATTCCTGTATCTGCGTATTCATTTTCATCATTAATTCCGCGCCATTCACATGCGGCAGACCTGGATAGTTATCCACCTGCCATGTGGTGACTGCTTGACCACCCGGCGCGAGTTGTTCCAGCACCAATACGCTCCGTCCCGCCCGGATTGCGTACAACCCGGCAGTTAATCCCGCCGGACCTGCACCGATAATCACATTATCGTAAATTCGCTTCTCTTTTTCGCTCACACTTCCTCCCATACGTTGCCGGCAACAGAAATAATCTTTGATTTTGTACAGGCGCCGACGATCTGGTCAACCAAGCGGCCTTGCTTAAAAAACAATAATGAAGGGATTGAAAAAATCGCAAAGCGACCGGCAATGTTCGGATTGGCATCAACATCCAGTCGCAGGACCCGAATCTTTCCCTTGTATTCCAATGAAAATTCTTCAACCACCGGCGAGAGCATACGACACGGGGTACACCATGCAGCCCAAAAATCCACGATCACCGGAGTTTCCGATTTCAAGACTTCCGACTCAAATGTCTGGTCTGTCACATCCATATTCATCCCCTGCCTTTCACCGCAATCTGTGCATGTTGGTTGGCCCAACCAACATGCTTAAATAAACAGCTTCAAAACTATATAAACAATCATTAATAACCCATAAATAATCCCCAGGACTGTCAAATGCCATTGGGGGGAGAAGTGAATTTCCCCGCACTGTTCACGATCACTTTGTTTATCAATCATAACCGTCTTATTCACGTCAAATTGGAAAGCTTGAATTTGTCATGAATTGCCTGCAACGCTTCTTCAACACGCTCTTCTTTTAAAATGACTGAAATTTTAATTTCCGAGGTGGAGATCATCTCAATATTAATCCCTTTTTCAGACAACGCCTGAAACATAGCCGCCGCGACACCGCTGTGGGTTTTCATGCCGACACCTACCACACTGACCTTTCCTATATGTTCGTCCGCCTCAAACCCCTTTGCACCGAGTTCCTGCACCAATTGTTCCACAATGCCTTTGGCTCGAGTCAGCTCATCCTGATGAATGGTAAAGGAAATATTTGTCGTTCCTTCTTCTGAAACGTCCTGAACAATCACATCAACATTCAAATCCTCTCCGGCCAAACGTCCGAATATTTTCGCAGCAATTCCCGGCTGATCCGGAACCCAGAGAATGGTGATTTTCGCTTCTTTTTTCGTATGGGTGACACCTGATACCAATACGCCTTCCATCTGTTCAACCTCCTCCATAATGAGAGTGCCGGAATCAGGTTTGACACTTGACCGGACATGTAAAACAATACCGTTTTTTTTGGCAAATTCAATTGACCGGTTATACAGTACTTGCGCCCCTAAACTTGCCATTTCCAGCATTTCATCATAGGAAAGCCTCGCAAGCTTGGATGCATCCCGCACAATTCTCGGATCTGCTGTAAAAACGCCGTCAACATCTTTGTAAAATTCACAAATATCAGAATCCAAGGCAGCCGCCAAAGCAACCGCCGTTAAATCAGAACCACCCCTGCCCAGCGTTGTGATTTCTTCTTCTGCTGTTTCACCCTGAAATCCGGCAACAATCACGACTTTCCCTAAGTGCAGCGCTTTATGAATTTTCTCTCCGCCCATTTTAACAATCCGCGCCTTATTATGAACATCATCCGTTACAATGCCAACTTGCGGCCCGGTAAAGGAAATAGCATCGCATCCCAGCGATTTGAGTGCAATCGCCATGAGTGCGATGGATTGCTGTTCACCGGTAGCCAACAGCATGTCCATTTCCCTTTCATCGGGATACGCTGTAATCGCTCTGGCTTTGGCAATCAATTCATCCGTCATATCACCGGGCGCCGAAACAACCACCACCACATTGCGCCCCTTTTTTTTCACTTCAACAATTCTCTGCGCAACACCTTTCATCAGTTCGGCCGATGCCAAGGTGGCACCGCCGAATTTCATGACTGTAATATTCCCTGCCAATTCCCTAAGCCTCCTTGGCCTTATCCGGCTCAGATGATTCGCCTTGCCCGGCACCTGCCACATCGTCTACCGGAGTGGGCAGACCTTGCTTATCACTGTTTTCCGGCCATTTCCCAGTAATAAAAATATCCATCAAATGCCAACCCTCTTCAATATGCAACCCGGTTGCTTTGGCTTGTTCTTCATCATAGCCGTTTTGGCCATGGGTTATTTCCCGGCCGGGTTGATAAATAATAAACGGTACAGATTCATTGGTGTGCGTCCGTACATCCAACGGTGTGGGATGATCGGGCATCACCATTACTTTATAGTCTTGCCGGCCTTCCAGACCCTTGAGAATCGTCCCAATAACTTTGACATCAAAATCTTCAATCGCTTTGACTTTCCCCTGCACGTCCCCATTGTGGCCGCATTCATCCGGCGCCTCAACATGCACAAAAACAAAATCATGTTTTTTCAACACCTTCAACGCAGCTTCCGCTTTGCCGACATAATTGGTATCCAAATACCCGGTAACACCGGAAACTTTAATTACCTCCAAACCGGCATACAATCCAATTCCTTTAATAAGATCAACTGCCGAAATAACCCCGCCGGTGAGATGATATTTATCCGTCATTGTCGGCATGTTCGGTTTTGTCCCCTGCCCCCACAGCCAAATCATATTCGCCGGTGGTTTACCGTCATGCCGTCTTTCGCGGTTCACTTCATGTCCTTCCAAAAGAAACCGGGAATCCTCCATCAGCCGGCTGACATCCTTTTGACCTGTGCCTTTAGGCATATGCTCCGTGATTTCCTTACCGCTAATATCATGCGGCGGGGTACAATTTATTTTTAAAGGACCACTGCGCCATACCAGCAGATGACGGTAGCTGGTGCCCAAGTAAAATTTAATTTTGTCTGAACCTAATTTCTGTCCCAACATTTTAATCAACGGTTTTGCATCTTCCGTTGAAATATGTCCGCTGGAAAAATCTTCCATAATATTCTTTTTGATATTAACCAGATTGCAACGAAACGCAACATCTTTGGGCCCTAAATCAACGCCGATATTAGCAGCTTCCAAAGGGGCGCGGCCTGAGAAGTACTTCCGCGGATCATATCCCATCAGCACCAAATTTGCCACATCCGACCCCAACGGATACCCATCCACCAATGTATGCGTGGTCCCCAAGGTACCCTTTTGGGCAAGAAAATCCATATTCGGTGTCTTGGCTGCTTGCAGGGGTGTTTTCCCTCCCAAATCGGGATGCGGATGATCCGCCATGCCATCGCCAACTAATAGTATATACTTCATAATAATTACTTCCTCTTAATCGTTTTTTTCAAACCCATTAATTTTATAACCTCCGCCATTTTAGGTTTGCAGGTTTTAAACTGACTGGACTGATCAATGGCCCGATCCGGATCCTTCAAACCATGTCCGGTTAAAATGCAAACCGCCACAGAATCCTGAGAAGCATTTTGCTTGAAATAGCCCGATTTGGCTATTTTCATAAAACCGGCAACCGAGGCCGCTGAGGCAGGTTCACAGAAAACCCCTTCCACTCGGGCCAGATGCCGATAGGCAGCTAAAATCTGATTATCCGTAACCATACCAATCATACCCTTGGATTCATCCCTGGCTTCTTCCGCTGATTGCCATGAAGCTGGATTGCCGATTTTTATCGCAGTCGCGATGGTTATCGGATCTTTGATGGGCTTGCCTTTTACGATGGGTGCCGACAATGCTGCCTGCCATCCCATCATACGGGGCAAACGTGAAATTCGACCGCTTCGCTTATATTCTTTATAGCCCTTCCAATACGCTGTGATATTACCCGCATTTCCCACCGGAATAAAATGAAAATCAGGGCCACGTCCGCCAAGTTGATCGACAATCTCAAAAGCACTCGTTTTCTGACCTTCTATGCGATATGGATTTATTGAATTTACAAGAGTTACGTTGTGTTTTTCAGAAATTTCTTTAACAATGTCCAGGGCTTGGTCAAAATTTCCTTCAATTGCAATAACTTTCGCACCGTGCATCATAGCCTGGGCAAGCTTTCCCAATGCAATGGCACCTTTGGGCAAAACCACATAACAATCCAATCCGGCACGCGCAGAATACGCAGCAGCAGAAGCTGAGGTATTTCCTGTTGAAGCACATATAACAGCTTTTGAGCCTGCTTCTTTGGCCTTAGAAATCGCCATAGTCATTCCCCGGTCTTTAAACGATCCGGTTGGATTTGCCCCTTCAAACTTCAAATACACTGCCATCCCTGTAACTTGCGATAATTTCCCCAACGATGGTGCCGGCACAAGCGGTGTGTCCCCCTCATGTAGCGACACAATGGGTGTGTTACCTGTCACGGGTAAAAATCTTCTATATTTTGATATAAGTCCTCTATTAATCAATGGTCTCTACCCTTATCTTAAGCGTTGGCTGAACAGAAAATGACAATTTATCAATCGTCTCCAAAGCATCACAAACATCCTTTTCCTTGGCCGTATGCGTCATAAAAACAATTGGAACGCTGTTTTCTTTATTCGTGTCCTTTTGAATGACCGATTCAATCGAAATACCCTTCTCACTTAAAATACCGGCAATTTTAGCGATAACGCCAATTTCTTCTTTCACTGTAAACCGCAGATAGTATTGCGATTGAATTTCTGTAATCGGTTCAATAACGAGTTTCCCACTATTATTCTGAGGTAAATAATACACTGCCGGCACCTTATCCGCCACACCCATATGAATATTTCTGGCAATGAATATCACGTCCGACATCACTGCCGAGGCAGTCGGCATCTCACCGGCACCTTTACCGTAAAACATTGTCGGCCCGACTGAATCCCCAATGACATAAATACCATTGTAAACCCCATGCACAGAAGCCAATAAATGTTTTTCCGGAATCAAGGTGGGATGTACCCGCACTTGAACTTTCCCATTTTCATCTTGCTTGGCAATTCCCAGAAGCTTTATCTCCTGTTCCAATTCCTCACGTGCATACAGAATATCCTGTGCCGTAAGCTCTGTGATCCCTTCCAAATAGACATCTTTGGGTTCAATCCGTTTCCCAAATGCCAGCGAGGCCAAAATAACCAATTTATGCATGGTATCACCGCCGCCGACATCCAGTGTCGGATCAGCTTCAGCATAACCTTTTTCCTGCGCTGCTTGCAACACCTCATGATAATTATGCCCTTTTCCCATCTCAGTCAGGATATAATTCGCTGTTCCATTAATGATTCCGTAAATAGCCTTTACATGATTGGCCGCCAACCCATCATTCAACCCCTGCACCACAGGAATACCGCCGCCCACTGCCGCCTCAAAATAAATAGCTGCTTTTGATTCCCGGGCGGTCTGCTGGAGCTCGTCCCAATGCTCTGAAAGTAATGCTTTATTGGCTGTCACAACATGCTTCCCGGCTTTCAAAGCCCTAAGCACAAATGTTTTTGCCGGTTCAATACCTCCGACCAGCTCAACAACAATATGGATATCCGGGTCATTAATGACATCATCCACCTGTGTGGTTAATAATTCCGGATCAACGCGAATCCCACGGTCGCGGGTAATATCCAAATCCACAATTTTTTTCAATTTCAAATCAACACCAGCGCGTAATTTTAACAGATCAGGACTTTCAAGTAATATCTTGGTGACACCCGTACCGACCGTCCCCCAACCAAGCAAGCCTACATTGATTGATTGCGTCATCATTTAAAAACAGCTCCTTCCCAGAGTACCAAATTCAATCCCGGCATTATACTGATGTCCATAACGACCTGTCAAGTGCCAAGTCCTGCCAACTTTACATTTTTTCCTTTGTTTTAAGGGTCTTTTGGGTTATCAACAAAACCGGCAACCATCACGTGATGATTGCCGGTTTTGTTGATAAAAAAAACGATAGGATAAAATTCCAGCCGCTATTTTGATAAACCCATTGCTTTAAACAACCCGGAAATAGAGGTATAGTAATCCGCCAATGCCTGAACATAATTAACCCGTTCTTCGCCCAACTGAAGCTCAGAGGTCAAAACCTGCGAAAGTGGAATTTCATTCATCATCTGCTTGGCACGATTGATCTCCAAATCCTTTTCCCGAAATTTAATTTTTGATAAAGATGCCGTGACCATGGTCATGGCCTTTTGATAATTAAAGTAATTCTCTTCAACCTCATTGGCAACATTGCCGCGCAGCTCAATAAGATCAGCTTCGGAGGTCGCTTTTTCCACCCGGCTTTTGGCCAGATTGGAAAAATTCTCCAGTTTATCAAACAATCCCATGGTAACACTTTGCGTTTTGGAATCCTTGGTATTATCCTGCTGACCAAACTCCGTGGGAACACTCTTCTTGTTCTCCCATGAATATTGCGCTGAATTGGCTCCCAGAATCCAGGATAATTGGAGTTTCATCGACCATTCATCACTGAGTTCAAGGCCTTCCCCTTTTTGGCTCTGACCGTTTTTTCCCACCTGACCAACAAACTCCAGTTTCGGCATATCCTCTGCCATGGATATCTTGATACCGTATAGATCCGCCAGCGTCGTGTACTCATTCACCGCAAGATCCGGCCGGTTCTTAAAACTCAGACCAAGGCACTCATCAAGTGAATAATTAAAATCAAAATCAGTGAATGTCAATACTGCATTAATCTGAATGCCGATCGAAGCGTCTACATTGCAGGCCTGACGCAATTCCAGTTCAGACAATGCAATATCCTGCTGAGAGGAAAGCAGCTGATAATAGGTCTGGTCCGTCTGTGATTGAACATTCAAAAATTCCTGATAGGAATTAAGTCCTTGCCGGTATGCTTCACGGGAAAATGAAAGCGCAGACTCGGCGGCTTTTGATAAATCAGCCTGAATTTCAAAAACCATCTGAGTTTTTACCAATTCATAATAAGCTTTTTCCACTTTGTAGATGGTTTCCTGTCTGGCTTGTTCATGTTTTTTCTTAGCAACCACCAAATTGGTCTTATTTTGCTTCAATTCATAGATAAGTTTTCCGCCATTAAATATAATTTGTGTTGTTTCCAGACCATATTTCAAACCGGAAAAATCATCGTCGCCGCCTTCGCCGCCTTCACCGCCTGAACTGCCTTCCTGTTTTTCCCAATTCGCTTTGACGGCCGGCAAAAATTCCCTTTCCGATTCAAGCACTTTGTATCTTTCATACTCATGTTCCCGCAGTGCCACCTGCACACGCGGATCATTCAGAAGCGCGACACGTTTACAATCTTCCAAATTAGTCAAAATTGTCGGAATTTTCTGCGATTCCTCCCAGGCACTTTCTATTTCCTCAAGCTCCGCCAAGTCTTCGTCAGCATATTCATCTTCCCAATACTCATCCTCGTATTCCTCAACAACCTCTTCATAGTCATCCTCATACTCTTCATCCTCCCCGCCACTATCTTCTTCAAGTTCACCCAATTCACCGGTTTCAATTTCAAATTCTTCTTCCTCTTCAATAACTGCCGGCAACAATTCCTCATCAGATAATTGTTCACCTTCCAATATTTCTTCTTCAAACTCCGGTTCCGGAAAATACTCTTCAGCACCCTGCTCGATGTCCTCAGTCGATTCAGTTGGCACCTCGCCTTCACCAACATCGTCTTCCACCACCACTTCTTCATACTCAAATTCTTCGCCTTCCGGCGCGAATTCAGCCCAATCTTCTTCATCCTGGTCTTCATAAATAACTTCGTATTCTTCCTGATCATCCGCTTCCTGTGCCGGACTCTGAACAGGTTGCAGCATGATACCGCCCAAAACGACCATCATGATCAAGAGAAATAACTTATACTTCTTCCACATAATCTTCTCCCTATAAAGGATAGTTAAATTTCCCCGCTTCAAAAACTGAAAAACCGCTATAAGCTGTTACAAATTATACTTGCCATCCCGCTGCCTTCCCGGCTTCCCAGCCAAAATGCAATGGGTTTCTTATTCAGTTTCCCCGCACCGGGGAATTCGCGGTTAACCTATTAAACCGATTCTTCCTGTGTTGGTTGCACACGCGGCGCACCAAATAATTTTCGGCTGATCCATGCAAGTACTTTTTGAGAGCTGGATTTAATGTCTTCAAAAATCACATAGACACAAGGAATGAATAGTAAGGTTAATACCGTACTGGTAATCAATCCACCCACTACCGTGATTGCCAGGGGCGACCATAAATTCGAGCCCTCGCTGCGATCAAGTGCCATGGGCAGCAATCCCAACACTGCGGTTGAAACTGTCATGAAGATCGGTCGCAGACGGCTTTGCGAAGCCGCTAGAATCGCGCTAAACATACGTTTTCCCCGGGATACCAGCAGATTAATCGTATCCACCAAAATAATCGCCGGATTGACCACCATGCCGGCTAACATCAGCATACCAATAAAAACCCCCACACTTTTCGGCTTGCCGGTAATGTATAGAGCAACGACCACCCCAATAATCGCCATGACCACGGAAAACATAATAATAAACGGTTGGTAATAAGATTCAAAAAAAGCGGCCAATACCATATACACCAATATGACGGTAAGAATCACCGCCAGACTTAACTGCCGGGCACTCTCGATCATTTTATCGTAGTTACCGCCAAAACGGTAATAATAACCCTTGGGAAAATCGATCCCGGTTAAAGCGTCACGGACTTTTTCAACTGCCGAACCAAGATCCGTTGATACACTGGCTGAAGTCTGAATCATGCGTGATTTGTTTTTACGCCATATTTCCGACGGACCCAAACCGGCGTAAGGTAAACTTGATCACCGTTGGGTGCCGTAACCGTCAATTTGTTAATATCATCAAGCGTCTTGCGGAATTTCTCCTGCAAACGTACGATGGTCTCAATCTCAATTCCGGCATTCGTGTGAAAATCAGTCCCGATAACCCCACGCATTTGCGTATTGATTTCTTCCGCCATGGTCTTGACATTTATATCAAACTGCGCCGCTTTGGCTTTGTCCACATGGAAACGCATTTCAGGACGCCCTTCTTTCATCCGAATACGGACATCTGTCATGCCTGGCAGGGTCTCCAGCTTGTTCGCAATCGAGATCGCAAGCTGTTTCAATATGACGTAATCATATCCAAATAAATCCAGCACCAACGTCTTCGTGCCCACTTCCTGTTTTTCTTCAAAATAAACGTAGGCAGGTCTAAACTGGACCAATTGAGGACGCAGATCATCCAAAATTTCTTTGGTAGACCGTTTACGCTGATAGGCAGGTTTGAATTCAACATGGATTTCCGAACGGTTTTGTTCCACCAATGAAGATAAATTTTTCACTTCCGGAACTTTTGCCAGGAACCGTTCCACCCGTTTAACAATATCATTGGAAATATCCAGTTTGGTACCGGCCGGCAGTGTCAAATTCACAGTCACCTTATTTTGCTCCACACTCCCCATGAATTCCGATCCCAGCTTGGTGTTTAAGTAAACCGCCAGACCGAGCAAAATCAGGAGAACCAGGGAAAAAAGATACCGATAACGGATGGCCAGGGTAAGCAGCCGGCGATAAATCCCTGCGAAAGTTTTCCCCAAAGGAACCCGTGCGCCCTCCACCCATTTTTTCTCTTCCACCTTGACCTCTTTCAGCATTCGGCTGGCCATAACCGGCAGCAATGTCTGGGCAACAAACAGTGATGCCGTGAGCGAAAAAATAACTGTCATGGCCAGTCCTTCATACAGCATGCGAATTTCCTTATTCACAAAAATAATCGGAATAAAAACCACTACTGTCGTAATCGTGGATGCAATAATGGCAAAACCTACTTCTTCACTGCCAACCACTGCAGCTTCGCGTACCGGCATGCCCTCCTGGTTTTTCTTAAAAATATTATCTAAAACAACAATACTGGCATCCACCAGACTTCCCGAAGCCAGTGCCAATCCGGAAAGCGTCATGGTGTTGAGGGTGATATCCAAAAAATACATAGCTGTAAAAGTTGCAATAATTGCTAAAGGAATCGAGAGTGCAATAATCAACGGGCTGCGTAAATTCCGCAAAGTAATGACCAATATAAGCGAAGCCAATATCGCACCGCTAAACAAAGCACTTTTCACGGTTGATATGGCCGTTTTAATGCTGACTGATTGATCCATCACGGTTACAAAACGGATCCCTTTTTTCATTTTTGGTTTCATTTCTTCCAGTGATTTTTTAATCCCTTCGCAGACCTCGATGGTATTGGCCTGACGCTCTTTATGCACATAGATCGAGACCGTGGGCGCGGTATCATAACGCGCATAGCCGGCAGCTTCCAGGAAGGAATCCCTTACGCTGGCCACATCTCCGACTCTAATAATCATGCCTTCCGGAGAGGCTGCCAGACCTATTTTTTTAATACCTTCCACGGTTTTAAACTGACCAATCGCCCGCACCAAATAACGGTAATCACCTTTTTCATAGTTTCCCGCCAACAAGTTCACATTGTTGTCATGCAGTACTTTTACAATATGTTCAATGGAAAGACCGTATGATTGCAAGCGGCTCTGATTTATCTCGCATAATATTTTACGCTCCCGTCCACCGGAAACTTCTACATTGGAAACACCCGCCACCCGGTTCAAGGGCTCTTTAAGCTCCTTATCCGCCACTTCCCGCATATACTCCGTCGGAATGGTTTCCGAGAGCATGGCCACAATCATAACCGGCGCATCCGCCACATCATATTTTCCCAAAATCGGTTTGCGAATGCCTTTGGGAAGTTTATTACGAACTTTGGAAAATTTTTCCCGAACTTCCAACGCAGCAAAATTCATATCAATCCCGGGTTCAAATTCCAGGATCGTCTCGGATTTTCCATCCTCGGACGAAGATTCAATATTTTTCAGATGGGCGCAGGTGGAAACGGATTCTTCCACTTTCTTGGTCACCATATTTTCAACTTCGGTGGGCGGAACGCCCGG of the bacterium genome contains:
- a CDS encoding efflux RND transporter permease subunit — its product is MGLPAYFIKKPVTIIMIFTGISILGAVSLSQLPVELMPNTSYPVVTINISYPGVPPTEVENMVTKKVEESVSTCAHLKNIESSSEDGKSETILEFEPGIDMNFAALEVREKFSKVRNKLPKGIRKPILGKYDVADAPVMIVAMLSETIPTEYMREVADKELKEPLNRVAGVSNVEVSGGRERKILCEINQSRLQSYGLSIEHIVKVLHDNNVNLLAGNYEKGDYRYLVRAIGQFKTVEGIKKIGLAASPEGMIIRVGDVASVRDSFLEAAGYARYDTAPTVSIYVHKERQANTIEVCEGIKKSLEEMKPKMKKGIRFVTVMDQSVSIKTAISTVKSALFSGAILASLILVITLRNLRSPLIIALSIPLAIIATFTAMYFLDITLNTMTLSGLALASGSLVDASIVVLDNIFKKNQEGMPVREAAVVGSEEVGFAIIASTITTVVVFIPIIFVNKEIRMLYEGLAMTVIFSLTASLFVAQTLLPVMASRMLKEVKVEEKKWVEGARVPLGKTFAGIYRRLLTLAIRYRYLFSLVLLILLGLAVYLNTKLGSEFMGSVEQNKVTVNLTLPAGTKLDISNDIVKRVERFLAKVPEVKNLSSLVEQNRSEIHVEFKPAYQRKRSTKEILDDLRPQLVQFRPAYVYFEEKQEVGTKTLVLDLFGYDYVILKQLAISIANKLETLPGMTDVRIRMKEGRPEMRFHVDKAKAAQFDINVKTMAEEINTQMRGVIGTDFHTNAGIEIETIVRLQEKFRKTLDDINKLTVTAPNGDQVYLTPVWVRRKYGVKTNHA